The genomic interval CCCCTCCAACACATCTGAGCTGTGACGTTGGAGAGGCGATGGCTACCAGGTCCTGCAGACGGAAAGAATGGTCAACGATACCGGGCTTTATGGATCTGGTGAGGAGGTTTATCTTACCCTCTCTCAGAGCTGCTGTAGTGCAAACAGGCTGATTAAAGCACTGTTAACTCTGGGGGTAAATATTAAAATCTTTGCACACTTTGAgaatgcatttatatatttaagtaaaCTATAAATCATTATAAACTGCATTCCAGTCCAAACCATTGCTCTTTCAGGCTCATTTAATTggattaaaatcaaataaatggtCAAAAAACTCCTATTAAATAGTTTTTCCAGAGGAGTCGTGTTGCCCCTTTTTGCTCTGAAGCCATCCCTCATCCAAACACAGCGTGTGATGAAATGAGATGCAGATGTTCCGACTGCAGCAGAGCAGACTGGAAggttgatttgtatttgttgtgagGGAACAGAGAGGGATGCATGTTGACTTTCAGCTACATTTAATAGCAACAGCCTcacagaaaatgtgtcttttatttaacaaaatacataatttatACAAAATGCTTTGCTTCATTTAGTGCATATAAACTCACTCTACATGTATTGTAGTTGGTCccttattattataataataaccgtgtgtaaatatatatacagagaCGTACACGTTAGTAGAGGAAACAGATGCATGTTTTGAGTCTTAAATGGTGAAGGTGCTGGTGTCCTGGTCCTCTGAACCGGACTTTGATTGCGCTTGCGTGCACGTGTTGAGAGCGATCTCCACCGCCGGCTCCGCCACGTGTCTCGGGTGTCTCCCCAGTCGCTGTCCAAGGTGTTTTGCCACTTTCAGGACGTGTCCCCTGAAGGAGGACCCGATGAAAGCGTAGAGGAGAGGGTTGATGCAGGCGTGGGCCAGCGCCAGGCTCTCCGTCACCTGCACGGCCCGGTCCAGACCCTTGCTGACCTCGCAGTCCGTCACCAGCATGTAGATGATGTCCATGGCTCGGCACAGCTTCACCACGTTGTAGGGCAGCTGGGTGATCAGGAACACCGCCACCACCGCCAGCAGGACTCGCAGAGCACgccattttctctctctccgcACCCCGGCTGCACGGCTCAGCGCCCGCCCCACCCAGCAGTAGCACACCACCATGACCAAGAAAGGGAGCAGGAATCTCAGAATCACCTCCATCAGCTCCAGGGCGGCTTTAGCAGGCCGGGCCATGCTGTGCGGATACTTGGCCGTGCAGGCTATCCGGTGATGGGAGTGCTTCACCGTGGAGAAGATGAGCTCAGGAAGGCCAAGGAAGCTGGCTGTAACCCACAACATCACGCACACCAGGAGCCACTGTCTCCGGACCCGGGGCCCACTCCTGCCTGTGGGATTGCAGGATACAGCACGGTAGCGATCCACACTAATGCACGCCAGCATCAGCATGCCACAGCTGAAGTTGGTACTGTAAAGGAAGGACGTGAGCTTGCAGGCTGCCACGCCCAACCTCCACCCGTGCACGGCGTCTGCCGCCCAGAAAGGCAGCGTGAAGAGGAGCAGCAAGTCTGAGATGGCCAGGTTGAGGATGCACACATCTGTCAGGGTGCGCAGTCGCAGCTTTGACGTGTAAACCACCACGACCAGGGCATTCCCAGCCAGGCCCACCACCAGAGCCAGGGCGTAGATGACCGGGAGGAACACGCTGGCGAACGAGCGCACCGCCTCCTTGTCACAAACAGTGTGTTCGTAGTTGTAGTCGTAAGTGTCATTTGAGTGGGAGTCGTCATCGTCTTCATAGTAGAAATCCTCCATTTCTTCTCCTgcacagagagaagaaacagTCCAATTAAAGGGTCTTATTTTACTACACTGTCCTCTTTAGTTTCACATGAAGATGAAATATGGGTTTTATAATCAGATCCATTTGCCTGCTGTCTGAACCCAGCGGCAGCAGAGTAAGCCTCGATCTGCTttccaacacaaacaggaagagggaaTTCTTTCTTCTTGCATGGTTTCACTAATGGCTTAAGCTGCGTCTGTGTGAGCCTGACTAACCCCAGTGAACGCAGAGAGGACACGACTAATGGAAAACAACGAATGATGGGATTTAGTTTGCATTCTGTTTGATAAGTGATCTTCATTTTGCAGCAGGATCTACTGAGCATCCATCCACAGCTTATAGACCTTTTATCTGACCTGCAAACACTTCCAGTTTCATCCAGTGATGACATCTTTTGGCAGACAAAGACAAGGCTGACAGGAAGTATGCGCAGCGACAGATGAAAGTGCAGCTAAGGTCTCGTGCCAGCTTCAAATCCAGGATGTTGCCTTGactctgtggtgtgtgtttgttctacAGGACATCCCATTGAGGATTTGAAGACAGCTATCACCCTCACGTTGGCCTCAGATGTTGTGTCTACTGGGACTTGGATAATACAGGCGTGTGTGTACCTAGTTACAATCAAACTATCTATTTATCTCTGGAGGAACATCATGATCACACTGAGTTAAAACCGCTCCCTAGCTGTGTTTACGTGTATGTTGATATCATATTTAGTAGTTCATTTGAGTCACTAACAAGTGCAATTCCACTAAAATTGCAAAACCCATCTCGAGCCGCATGATTTGACTCTCATTCATGGAATATTTTCATCCCTTCTTGGCAGATCGCACTGCAATGACAACAGTGGTTTTATGAACAGGGTCCAGGTTTGTTATATAAGGAGTCTTCATTATGGGCGGAGGAGCAGGGGTTTCTGAAGCAGCTGGAACAGTCCACAGCTGCTCCTCACATAAGGGCAGTGTCATGTCTTGACGCATGTTTTTAATTAGGGTCTTAGGGTTATTTGTGGCCAGGAGCTAAATAGAAAAGTACAGGTTGGATATGTAATGAACgttatataaatgtgtgaagAGACACGATTTAGTGTGTTTAACAGGCCCTGTTATGCGTCttggttttccctctcctgtagtgtgtttgtataggtgtgtgcatgtaaatggtctgaaaacgctaaaatccctccagagagagtttggtttgttttgtggTGACTGTTCTGTCTACATTTGGATCAGACATTGcacattatatataaataactaaAGCATTTGAGACAAAATTCCTCTGTTTTTACATGGTAGCCTCAGAAAAACCACAAAGCTTGTTTAAGAAAGCAAAACGAAGCCCTGCGGAGCTACAGGGAAACAGATTCATAATCTCACGATGGTTATAATAATGTCAtaaaatgcaggactttgactgTTAGGGTTTACAGTAAATGAACCTTGAGTACCGGGAAAACCATTCTTCTGTATTAATCAGGGTGTTCaagcaaatataaaaagcagTTTAAGTCGGTATGTTAACTCTGAATCAAGAGTGCTTATCACACAATCAATAGTGTAAAGGAATATGGTTGATGTACAAAAGGAAAGTACTTTCCAAGATGTTGAACTTTCTT from Eleginops maclovinus isolate JMC-PN-2008 ecotype Puerto Natales chromosome 21, JC_Emac_rtc_rv5, whole genome shotgun sequence carries:
- the ackr4b gene encoding atypical chemokine receptor 4b — protein: MEDFYYEDDDDSHSNDTYDYNYEHTVCDKEAVRSFASVFLPVIYALALVVGLAGNALVVVVYTSKLRLRTLTDVCILNLAISDLLLLFTLPFWAADAVHGWRLGVAACKLTSFLYSTNFSCGMLMLACISVDRYRAVSCNPTGRSGPRVRRQWLLVCVMLWVTASFLGLPELIFSTVKHSHHRIACTAKYPHSMARPAKAALELMEVILRFLLPFLVMVVCYCWVGRALSRAAGVRRERKWRALRVLLAVVAVFLITQLPYNVVKLCRAMDIIYMLVTDCEVSKGLDRAVQVTESLALAHACINPLLYAFIGSSFRGHVLKVAKHLGQRLGRHPRHVAEPAVEIALNTCTQAQSKSGSEDQDTSTFTI